In Clostridium sp. DL-VIII, the following proteins share a genomic window:
- a CDS encoding PhnD/SsuA/transferrin family substrate-binding protein, with protein MKKVISLLAMFIMVVGLFVGCGSGNSKKIPDELVVYFVPSREPQEIITATEPLKDLLKTELKNQGYDFKDIKIEVGTTYEAVGEALTAGTAHVGFIPGGTYVLYADGADPILTATRNGLSIDSKEPADWNKAPTTNVDKQVTYYKALIVAGPSAKGKELAAKINSGQKLTADDMKSAKWGVMGASSSAGYIYPSLWLKDNFGLKITDLPNVVQNNSYGDAMTRLASEQLDVICEYADARIDYADKWEKDYARKDTIWKETNIIGVTDNIYNDTISVSKSSNAGFIDDNFKKALQTAFIDIAKTPEGQKVISIYSHKGYEVADPKNYEAEKKAQDLIKEMNNK; from the coding sequence GTTTATTTTGTACCATCAAGAGAGCCACAAGAGATTATTACGGCAACTGAACCATTAAAGGATTTACTTAAAACTGAATTAAAGAATCAAGGGTATGATTTTAAAGATATTAAAATTGAAGTGGGAACAACTTATGAGGCAGTTGGAGAGGCATTAACAGCAGGAACTGCACATGTTGGATTCATTCCAGGTGGTACATATGTGCTATATGCTGATGGAGCAGATCCAATCTTAACAGCTACAAGAAATGGACTAAGCATTGATTCAAAGGAGCCAGCAGACTGGAATAAGGCACCAACAACAAATGTTGATAAGCAAGTAACATATTACAAGGCGTTAATAGTTGCAGGGCCTTCTGCTAAAGGTAAAGAATTAGCAGCTAAAATAAATTCTGGACAAAAATTAACAGCAGATGATATGAAGTCTGCAAAATGGGGTGTAATGGGAGCATCATCTTCAGCTGGATATATATATCCAAGTTTATGGTTAAAGGATAACTTTGGACTTAAAATAACAGACCTGCCAAATGTTGTACAAAACAATTCTTATGGAGATGCTATGACAAGATTAGCTTCTGAGCAATTAGATGTGATTTGCGAGTATGCTGATGCAAGAATAGATTATGCAGATAAATGGGAAAAAGATTATGCACGTAAAGATACAATTTGGAAAGAAACTAATATTATTGGTGTAACAGATAATATATACAATGATACAATTTCAGTTTCAAAGTCAAGTAATGCTGGCTTTATAGATGATAACTTTAAAAAAGCTCTTCAAACTGCATTTATAGACATTGCAAAGACACCAGAAGGGCAAAAGGTTATATCAATATATAGCCATAAAGGCTACGAAGTAGCAGATCCTAAGAATTATGAGGCTGAAAAGAAAGCTCAAGATTTAATAAAAGAAATGAATAATAAATAG
- a CDS encoding bifunctional UDP-sugar hydrolase/5'-nucleotidase — protein sequence MKTLKIYFTSDMHGFVYPTDYTDNIQKPIGILNTINSFTKDKNTLVIDGGDTIQGSPFTTYLSKIKLKEHPISKVMNEGGYDFITLGNHDFNYGYDYLKKYLKEFKGQCICCNVKDKTGEISILPYAIKKMENGLVVGIIGVTTEFINVWEQSHNLENFSIEDTLSSLEKQYNEIKYKVDVLIGVYHGGFERDLDTNKILSNTTENLGDRICSKFKFDILLTGHQHTSISGRRLYGTYIVQTPANGQGFIEINLQYENSISEISSSIRIPKIKPNKKMFKELLPMEKEVQKWLDTPVGYLDVDLIPKHHLNMALEGSIIANFINFIQINESRADISCTSFANSIKGFKKEVTVRDIVSTYVYPNTLVVLEITGEILKKALLRTCEYFNYDGKEISVSETFLKPKVEHYNYDYFSNIQYCFRLYENNKHKLEYVRLSGKDIGDEEKLTIVMNNYRASGAGGYEFYKNCTVVKEIQLEMTEIIINYFEKYKNIIVDKNKYVEVVT from the coding sequence ATGAAAACTTTAAAAATTTATTTTACCTCAGATATGCATGGATTTGTATATCCGACGGATTACACTGATAACATTCAGAAACCAATAGGTATATTAAATACAATTAACTCTTTTACTAAAGATAAAAATACTTTAGTAATTGATGGAGGTGATACGATACAGGGCTCACCATTTACAACTTATTTGTCTAAGATTAAACTTAAGGAGCATCCAATATCTAAAGTAATGAATGAAGGCGGATATGATTTTATTACTCTTGGAAATCATGATTTTAATTACGGATATGATTATTTGAAAAAATACTTAAAGGAATTTAAAGGGCAGTGTATTTGCTGTAATGTAAAGGATAAAACTGGGGAAATATCTATTTTACCATATGCAATTAAGAAAATGGAAAATGGATTAGTTGTCGGAATAATTGGCGTTACTACTGAATTTATAAATGTATGGGAGCAGTCTCATAATCTCGAAAATTTCAGCATAGAGGATACTTTATCTTCTTTAGAAAAACAATATAATGAGATAAAATATAAAGTTGATGTATTGATTGGAGTTTATCATGGTGGATTTGAAAGAGATTTAGATACAAATAAGATATTAAGTAATACTACAGAGAATTTGGGGGATAGAATTTGTAGTAAATTTAAATTTGACATTTTACTAACTGGGCATCAACATACGTCTATATCTGGACGAAGATTGTATGGTACATACATAGTACAAACTCCAGCAAATGGTCAGGGATTTATAGAGATAAACTTACAGTATGAAAATAGTATTAGTGAAATAAGTTCTTCAATAAGAATACCTAAAATAAAGCCTAATAAAAAAATGTTTAAAGAATTACTTCCTATGGAAAAGGAGGTTCAAAAGTGGTTAGATACGCCTGTTGGATATTTAGATGTAGATTTAATTCCCAAACATCATTTGAATATGGCATTAGAAGGATCTATAATAGCAAACTTTATTAATTTTATACAAATAAATGAGAGCAGAGCTGATATATCTTGTACATCCTTTGCCAATTCAATAAAAGGCTTTAAAAAGGAAGTAACTGTACGGGATATTGTTTCTACATATGTATATCCAAATACTCTAGTAGTATTAGAAATTACAGGAGAAATACTAAAGAAAGCTTTATTAAGAACTTGTGAATACTTTAATTATGATGGAAAAGAAATATCAGTATCAGAAACATTTTTAAAACCTAAAGTTGAACATTATAATTATGATTATTTTAGCAATATCCAATATTGTTTTAGACTTTATGAAAATAATAAACATAAACTAGAGTATGTTAGGCTAAGTGGTAAGGACATTGGAGATGAAGAGAAACTAACTATTGTAATGAATAATTATAGAGCAAGTGGTGCTGGAGGATATGAGTTTTATAAAAATTGTACAGTAGTTAAAGAAATTCAGTTGGAAATGACTGAAATAATAATAAATTACTTTGAAAAGTATAAAAATATCATTGTTGATAAAAATAAGTATGTTGAAGTTGTAACATAA
- the phnC gene encoding phosphonate ABC transporter ATP-binding protein has protein sequence MILIKFENVDKVYPNGVKGLKNVSLEINQGEFVAIIGLSGAGKSTLLRTINKMHDISNGRLTVNGQEVRKLKGKELRVFRRKIGMIFQSFNLISRISVIKNVLASRVPELPTWKCILGLFSKEDKIAALEALDKVGILDKAYIRADQLSGGQQQRVALARTLAQNPEIILADEPVAALDPVTAKEVMNDFRRINKEMNISIIINIHHVDLALDYADRVIGIKAGEIVYDGPVSEVDKETLTKIYGRDLISGEVIES, from the coding sequence ATTATTTTGATTAAGTTTGAAAATGTAGATAAAGTGTATCCTAATGGAGTTAAAGGATTAAAAAATGTTTCGCTAGAAATTAATCAAGGAGAGTTTGTAGCGATAATTGGATTATCAGGTGCAGGAAAATCTACTCTATTGCGAACTATAAATAAAATGCATGATATAAGCAATGGAAGACTCACTGTGAATGGACAAGAGGTTAGGAAATTAAAAGGTAAAGAATTGAGAGTTTTTAGAAGAAAAATTGGAATGATCTTTCAATCTTTTAATCTTATCAGTAGAATAAGTGTCATAAAAAATGTATTAGCTTCTAGAGTTCCAGAACTTCCAACGTGGAAATGTATTCTAGGATTATTCTCGAAAGAAGATAAGATAGCAGCGTTAGAAGCTTTAGACAAGGTTGGAATTTTAGATAAGGCATATATTAGAGCAGATCAATTATCGGGAGGACAACAGCAAAGAGTTGCACTTGCAAGAACTCTTGCTCAAAATCCAGAAATAATTTTAGCAGATGAACCAGTCGCTGCATTAGATCCAGTTACGGCAAAAGAAGTTATGAATGATTTTAGAAGAATTAATAAAGAGATGAATATATCCATTATAATAAACATTCATCATGTAGATTTAGCATTGGATTATGCAGATAGAGTAATTGGAATAAAAGCTGGAGAAATAGTTTATGATGGTCCAGTTAGTGAGGTTGATAAAGAAACATTAACAAAAATATATGGACGTGACTTAATTTCTGGAGAGGTGATAGAAAGTTAA
- the phnE gene encoding phosphonate ABC transporter, permease protein PhnE yields the protein MKFEVKNQLAKEPKLWIVKLISTLVVLALIIWSANSLEYHGIKYTGVSIAKNILIGLISPSKELLFNFGTNGVLYLLLQTVAIAVLGTIIGSIISVPFAFMCSANIVPKWISTLGTIIVAAIRTIPAFVYGLMFIRVTGPGAFAGVLTIGIVSIGMMTKLYIEAIEDLDRNIIESLDVAGCNLAQKVRYGILPQLSTNFVSTAIYRFEINLKDATILGLVGAGGIGAPLIFAMNAYRWKEVGAILIGLAVLVLIVEYCSTKIRAKLATGI from the coding sequence ATGAAATTTGAAGTTAAAAATCAATTAGCAAAAGAGCCAAAACTTTGGATTGTAAAATTAATATCAACTCTTGTTGTATTGGCATTGATAATTTGGTCAGCTAATTCTCTTGAATATCATGGAATTAAGTATACAGGAGTTTCTATAGCAAAAAATATTTTAATTGGCTTAATTTCACCTAGCAAAGAACTTTTATTTAATTTTGGAACAAATGGAGTATTGTATCTTTTGCTTCAAACAGTAGCAATAGCTGTACTTGGAACTATAATAGGTTCAATAATATCAGTTCCTTTTGCATTTATGTGCTCAGCTAATATAGTACCTAAATGGATAAGTACACTAGGTACAATAATAGTTGCAGCTATAAGGACAATTCCAGCTTTTGTTTATGGACTAATGTTTATTAGAGTTACAGGGCCTGGAGCTTTTGCAGGTGTTTTAACTATTGGAATTGTTTCTATTGGCATGATGACAAAGCTTTATATTGAGGCGATAGAGGATCTAGATAGAAATATTATAGAGTCATTGGATGTCGCAGGATGTAATCTTGCTCAAAAAGTAAGGTATGGAATACTTCCGCAGCTTTCTACCAATTTTGTATCTACAGCAATATATAGATTTGAAATAAATTTAAAAGATGCAACTATTTTAGGCCTTGTTGGAGCAGGTGGAATTGGAGCACCGCTTATATTTGCAATGAATGCTTATAGATGGAAAGAGGTTGGAGCTATACTTATAGGGTTAGCTGTATTAGTTCTTATTGTAGAATACTGTTCAACAAAGATTAGAGCGAAGCTAGCTACAGGAATTTAA
- the phnE gene encoding phosphonate ABC transporter, permease protein PhnE, which produces MKNIKNLIIPKKIILNNGKEIQPPIPKLPFILTGLITVIIASANITDFSFEKIIRNGNQFTAILAEMIPPNWKYAQEVINPLKETIQMSMIGSIIGSVIAIPFAILASVNVNHSKPLLLFIRFILSLIRTLPTLIIALIATFVFDLGPFAGTIAIAIFTMGIVAKMIYEKIETVDMGPFEALEALGATKFKAFLSAIIPQILPTYLSNCLYCFEVNVRYAAILGYVGAGGIGLILNEKIGWREYDKVGMILFMLFITVVIIEYLSKYIRGKLR; this is translated from the coding sequence ATGAAGAATATAAAAAATTTAATTATTCCTAAAAAGATAATTTTAAATAATGGCAAAGAAATTCAACCTCCAATACCTAAACTACCGTTTATACTGACTGGTCTTATAACTGTGATTATTGCGTCAGCAAATATTACGGATTTTAGTTTTGAGAAAATTATAAGAAATGGGAATCAATTCACCGCAATTTTAGCTGAAATGATTCCACCTAATTGGAAATATGCACAAGAGGTAATTAATCCTCTTAAAGAAACAATACAAATGTCTATGATTGGTTCGATTATTGGATCTGTTATAGCTATTCCATTTGCAATTTTAGCTTCAGTTAATGTAAATCACAGTAAGCCGTTGTTATTATTTATAAGATTTATATTAAGCTTAATAAGAACGTTACCAACATTAATAATTGCATTAATCGCTACTTTTGTATTTGATTTAGGACCATTTGCAGGAACAATTGCTATAGCGATATTTACTATGGGCATAGTAGCTAAAATGATATATGAAAAAATAGAAACTGTAGATATGGGCCCATTTGAAGCCTTGGAGGCATTAGGAGCAACAAAGTTCAAAGCATTTTTGTCAGCTATAATTCCACAAATTTTACCTACATATTTGTCAAATTGTTTATATTGCTTTGAAGTTAATGTACGTTATGCAGCTATACTTGGATATGTTGGAGCAGGCGGGATAGGTCTTATTTTAAATGAAAAAATAGGCTGGAGAGAGTATGATAAAGTTGGCATGATATTATTTATGTTATTTATTACAGTAGTGATAATTGAATATTTATCAAAATACATAAGGGGGAAATTAAGATAA